A section of the Ranitomeya imitator isolate aRanImi1 chromosome 7, aRanImi1.pri, whole genome shotgun sequence genome encodes:
- the LOC138645643 gene encoding microfibril-associated glycoprotein 4-like, which translates to MKIVLVLGFYLIPQVTGSWKKSPPALRPLCDGGRLPVDCQDICDLQGPPSGVYIIYPQGAQRPLPVYCDVTGDGLVWTVFQRRLDGSEEFGRPWQDYVRGFGSADGEYWLGLQNIYRLTVSGDYELRVELEDAEGTRVTAQYTNFSLSHHALNPDSDGYRLHLGAFSDGGAGDALSLHAGHTFSTYDHDQDGHAQNCAEYWGGGFWYHTGGCAEAGLNARYHMTDPLHPAFSWTTWVDYPLTLRGSQMKLRRVSA; encoded by the exons ATCGTCCTCGTTCTTGGGTTTTATCTTATTCCACAAGTCACCGGCAGCTGGAAGAAGTCTCCACCAG CTCTGCGGCCCCTGTGTGACGGTGGACGGCTTCCTGTAGACTGCCAGGATATTTGTGACTTACAAGGACCCCCTAGCGGAGTCTACATCATATATCCACAAGGGGCGCAGCGCCCCCTGCCAGTGTACTGTGACGTGACGGGTGACGGGCTGGTGTGGACG GTGTTTCAGAGGCGTCTGGACGGTTCGGAGGAATTTGGCCGCCCCTGGCAGGATTACGTGCGTGGCTTCGGGAGCGCGGACGGCGAGTACTGGCTCG GACTGCAGAATATTTACCGCCTGACCGTGAGCGGCGACTACGAGCTGCGGGTGGAGCTGGAGGATGCGGAGGGGACGCGGGTCACAGCACAGTACACCAACTTCAGCCTGTCCCACCACGCCCTGAACCCGGACAGTGACGGATACCGCCTGCACCTCGGGGCGTTCAGCGATGGAGGGGCCG GGGACGCGCTGAGCCTCCACGCCGGACACACGTTCTCCACGTATGACCACGACCAGGACGGACACGCACAGAACTGCGCGGAGTATTGGGGAGGAGGCTTCTGGTACCACACAGGGGGCTGCGCTGAGGCCGGCCTGAACGCTCGCTACCACATGACCGACCCCCTGCACCCCGCGTTCTCCTGGACCACCTGGGTGGATTACCCACTGACGCTGCGGGGGAGTCAGATGAAGCTGAGGAGGGTCTCGGCGTGA
- the TRIM69 gene encoding E3 ubiquitin-protein ligase TRIM69: MSATPTPLPLLPSLSCAVCRDVPREPVTMACGHCLCRGCLEQAWRGQETYPTCPKCRPTPVQTPDGVQRGLCAEHGEKMQLYSTQDGRLLCPRCRGATEPQPPHAMIPIQEAVGGYKDELMSAMAPLEARLKELQQMQCAQEQMIAQHRGNLLSTKHHVSLEFEKLHQFLREREERLLRELQQEGDLILAEMEESLSKMKQNCQGILQTISSTQPRLYEQDAVTFLTDIKSCMDICYGGYRDGFPAQNVVAPRDFGYGGVKDLIQYTAWKDMKSYISPALPDIIMDPSTAHLNLVLSEDLTSVRYSDTKQSLPENPRRFDYCCCVLGTEGFTSGRHYWAIDVGSKTKWNLGVAKESVNRRGGITLSPENGFWILWLRNGHEFKALDVPYRTLTLRSKPQRVGIYLDYEGGQLSFYNADDMSHIYTFVTSFSETIYPYFCPCLNDSGKNGGPLRVLHHVP, encoded by the exons ATGTCCGCCACTCCCACCCCATTGCCCCTGTTGCCCTCGCTGAGCTGCGCCGTGTGCCGCGATGTGCCACGGGAGCCCGTCACCATGGCCTGCGGGCACTGCCTGTGCCGTGGCTGCCTGGAGCAGGCATGGAGGGGCCAGGAGACCTACCCGACCTGCCCCAAGTGCCGGCCCACCCCAGTgcagaccccggacggggtacagaGGGGGCTGTGCGCGGAGCATGGCGAGAAGATGCAGCTGTACTCCACGCAGGACGGACGGTTACTGTGCCCGCGCTGCCGGGGGGCCACCGAGCCGCAGCCGCCTCACGCCATGATCCCCATACAGGAAGCCGTAGGCGGCTACAAG GATGAGCTGATGTCGGCCATGGCACCGCTGGAGGCTCGGCTGAAGGAGCTGCAGCAGATGCAGTGCGCCCAGGAGCAGATGATCGCACAGCACCGG GGGAACCTCCTCAGCACCAAGCACCACGTGAGTCTGGAGTTCGAGAAGCTGCACCAGTTCCTGCGGGAGCGAGAGGAGCGACTGCTGCGGGAGCTGCAACAGGAGGGCGACCTGATCCTGGCCGAGATGGAGGAAAGTCTCAGCAAGATGAAGCAGAACTGCCAGGGCATCCTCCAGACCATCAGCAGCACCCAGCCGCGGCTGTACGAGCAGGACGCCGTCACCTTCCTCACC GATATAAAGTCGTGTATGGACAT ctgttATGGGGGCTACAGGGACGGTTTCCCGGCACAGAATGTGGTGGCTCCCAGAGACTTTGGCTATGGAGGAGTGAAGGACCTGATCCAATATACGGCCTGGAAGGACATGAAGTCTTATATCAGCCCCG CCTTACCGGACATCATCATGGACCCCAGCACGGCCCACCTGAACCTGGTGCTGTCTGAGGACCTGACCAGCGTCCGATACAGCGACACCAAGCAGTCGTTACCCGAGAACCCGCGCCGCTTCGACTACTGCTGCTGCGTCCTGGGCACCGAAGGCTTCACCTCCGGCCGCCATTACTGGGCTATCGACGTCGGCAGCAAGACCAAGTGGAATCTCGGTGTGGCCAAAGAGTCGGTGAACCGCCGGGGCGGGATCACGCTGTCCCCGGAGAACGGCTTCTGGATACTGTGGCTCAGGAATGGCCACGAGTTCAAAGCCCTGGACGTCCCGTACCGGACGCTGACCCTGAGGAGCAAACCGCAGCGCGTGGGCATTTACCTCGACTACGAGGGCGGCCAGCTGTCCTTCTACAATGCCGACGACATGTCCCACATCTACACCTTCGTCACCTCCTTCTCCGAGACCATCTACCCCTACTTCTGCCCCTGCCTGAACGACTCGGGGAAGAAcggggggcccctcagggtccttcACCACGTGCCGTGA